The following nucleotide sequence is from Halapricum desulfuricans.
GGCTCGTTCAAGGACCGCGGGATGACCGTCGGCGTTCGCGTCGCCCGGGAGGTCGGCGTCGATCGACTGGCCTGTGCCTCGACCGGCAACACCTCGGCGGCGCTGTCGGCCTACGGCGCGCGCGCCGGGCTGGAAACGCTGGTGTTGCTTCCCGCGGGCAAAGTCGCCGCGGGCAAGGTCGCCCAGGCGAGTCTCCACGGGGCGCGCATCCTCGAGGTCGACGGCAACTTCGATCGCTGTCTGGACATCGTCCAGAACCTCGCGGACCGCGGCGAGGCGTACCTGCTGAACTCGCTGAACCCCTTCCGGCTGGAGGGCCAGAAGACGATCGGCCTCGAGATCTTAGAGGAGTTTCGCGCCGACGAGGGGACCTACCCCGATCGGATCGTCCTGCCGGTGGGCAACGCCGGCAACACCGCCGCGCTGTACAAGGCCTTCCGCGAACTGGTCGAGAGCGGCGCGCTCGATGAGTCGGACGTGCCCAAACTCACCGGCGTGCAGGCCGCGGGTTCGGCCCCGATGGTCGAGGCTATCGAGGAGGGCTGGGACGACATCCAGCGCTGGGAGGACGTCGAGACGATCGCGACCGCGATCCGGATCGGCAACCCGGTCAACGCGCCGAAGGCACTGCCGGGGATCCGCGAGACCGGCGGGACCGCCGTCGCGGTTTCCGACGAGCAGATCACGGCCGCCCAGCGCGATCTAGCCGGCGAGGGCGTCGGCGTCGAACCTGCCTCCGCGGCGTCGGTCGCGGGGCTGCGCAAACTCCGCGAGCGGGGCGTCGTCGACGCGGACGAACAGGTCGTCTGTCTCACGACCGGCCACCTGCTGAAAGACCCCGACGCCGCCGCAGAGGCCGGGAGCGACCCCGAACCCGTCCCCGACGATACCGACGCCGTGCTCGATCTACTCGCAGAGTAACCCGCTCGCCGGGCGACCGCTGACACGCGTCTGACGGCCATTTATGCTATTGAGTACCATACCACAAGGTATGGCGGCACAGGAGCGTCGCAGTGACCAGCGAACAGCGGGGGTTGCGGTCGCAGAGCGGGGCCGCGACGGCGGGGAGGTGTCGGGGGACAGGTGGATCGAGGCGATGCGGGAGCGTCTGCGCCGGGAGACGGGCGCGGACGAGACGTTCGTGTGGACCGGCCCGGACGACTAGGTCGGGCTTTCGGAGCGGCCCTCGAAGGCGCCGTGGAGACAGCAGACAGTCACCGGAGCGTTTCGATCCAGTCACCGCCGCAGGTCGTGTTCCCGAGCGATGCCCGGCGAGTTTCGAGACGAGATACGCATAGAAGTGTCTATTTCCGCGTGACGGGCGATCGATGTATTCATATTTGGGACGTGACGACGGAACAGCATGAACCGCATCGAGAAAGCCACCCTCCAGTTGCGCGCCGTCGAGATCCTGCGGACGCGCAAGGAGTCGCTGACCTACGACGAGCTGGCGGCCGAGACCGGGCTGCCGGCCGGCGATCTGAACCGCTACGTCAACGGCCACGTCCTCCCCGGACTCGAGCGTGCCCGCGAAGTCGTCGCGGGGTTCGGTCGGGAGACGGTCGCCGCGGAACTCGATGCGCGACTCCGGACCGACGAGGAGGGGTACGTCGACAACACCGACGTCGTCTTCGACCAGTCCCTGCTCGACATCGCGGCGGTCGTGCTCGCCGAGGACGTCGGCTTCGACCGCCCGGACGTGGTGCTGACGGCCGCGACCGACGGCATCACCTTCGCCTCGGCGGTGGCGCGGTACTACGGTGCTCGCACCGCCTACGCCAAGAAGTCCCGCGAGACCGCCGTCGAGGAGTTCGTCGAGGCGCGCCAGCGCGTCACGCCCGGCATCGAGTTGACCTACTCGCTGCCCGCCAGCGCCATCGACGCCGGCGACCGCGTACTCGTCGTCGACGACATCGTCCGCTCGGGCGAAACCCAGTGTCTCCTGCTCGATATCGCCGATCAGGTCGACGCCGAGGTCGTGGGCGCGGCCGTGCTGGTCGTCGCCGACGAGTCGGGCCTCGACAGCGTCCGCGACGCGACCGAGGCCTCGGTGGTCGCGCTGACGAGTACGTGATATACATATTTGTGTATAGAATCTGCGCCTAAGTCATAAAGACATAAAACATACCGCAGTGATATGCTCGTTTGTGTAAGATGGTACGGGAGACACTCGCGGAGTACTTCGGGTTCGAGGAGCACGGAACCGACCTTCGGACGGAGATCATCGCCGGTATCACGACGTTCCTGGCGATGAGCTATATCGTGGTCGTGAACCCAGCTATCATGACCTTCTTCCCCGGAGAGGACGGAAAGCCCGGGATCGCGATCGAGGGGTACACGCCCGGCGAAGTCCAGCAGATGTTGACAGTGGTCACGATACTGGCCGCTGCCGTCGCCATTTTCGTGATGGCTTTCTACGCGAATCGGCCGTTCGGTCAGGCGCCGGGCCTGGGCCTGAACGCCTTCTTTGCGTTCACGGTCATCGGACAACTGGGTATCCCCTGGGAAACTGCGCTCGCCGCCGTCGTCGTCGAGGGTGTGATCTTCATCATCCTGACGGCGATCGGCGCACGGGAGTACATCATCAAGCTGTTCCCGCAACCAGTGAAGTTCGGTGTCGGAACGGGGATCGGGCTGTTCCTCGGGATCATCGGCTTGCAGGCGATGGGGATCGTTGCTAACGATCCCGAGACGCTCGTCACTCTCGGTAATATCGCGTCTAGCCCGCTTGCCATCCTCTCGGTCGTTGGACTGTTCTTCACGCTCGCGCTGTACGTTCGGGGAGTCCCGGGATCGATCGTCGTCGGCATCGTTACGACGACGCTGGCCGGGATCGTGCTGACGTTTACCGGCGTCGTCAGTCCGGGCGTCGTCGCTGGTGAGTTCGTAGGGAACGGCACGTTCAACCCCTCCGAACTCACGGGCGCGCAGTACGACATCACGCCGCTCGTTGGGGCCTTCATCACGGGGCTGCAGAACGTCGAAGGGCTGACCTTCGCGCTGGTCGTCTTCACGTTCTTCTTCGTCGACTTCTTCGATACGGCGGGGACGCTCGTCGGCGTCGGGCAGGCGGGCGACATGCTCGACGAGGACGGAAACATGCCCGACATCGACAAGCCGCTGATGGCCGACGCCGTCGGGACGACCGCCGGCGGGATCCTCGGCACGTCCACGGTGACGACGTACATCGAATCGGCAACCGGCGTCGAAGAGGGCGGCCGAACCGGCATGACTGCACTGGTGATCGGGATTCTCTTCCTGCTGGCGCTGGTCGTCGTCCCGCTCGCGACGATCATCCCGCTGTATGCCTCCCATATCGCGCTCGTCGTCGTCGCGCTGCTCATGCTGCGCAACGTCGTCGACATCCAGTGGGACAAACTCACGCATGCGGTCCCGGCCGGACTGACGATTATCATCATGCCGCTCACCTACTCGATCGCTTACGGGATCGCTGCCGGGATCATTTCCTACCCGATCGTGAAGGCCGCGAACGGCGAATGGCGCGATGTCCACATCGGCCAGTGGCTGATGGCCGCGGCGTTCGTGGTGTACTTCTACGTCCGCACGAGCGGGATCCTCGAAGCAACTGTCTGATATTCCCGCAACCGCTGGGCTCTTTTGGCGTCCCCTCGTAACCACGCCCGATGACAAATATCGAAGTGTACGTCCTCTCGGGCTGTCCGTTCTGTGCGAAAGTCACGAAGAAACTCGACGACCTCGGCCTTGAGTACGTGACTCACGAGGTGCCGGCCAGTCACAGCGAGCGCACCGAAGTCGAGGAGATCAGCGGCCAGACCGGCGTTCCCGTGCTGGTCGACCCCGACAACGGTATCGAGGGCATGCCCGAGAGCAGCGACATCGTCGAATACCTCGAAGAGACCTACGGACAGGCGGCATAGCTCGGGAGAGCAGTCACGGCCACGCGCCCGATAGTGAAAACCCGACGATATTTTCGCCAGTAGTTTTATTCACACGACCGTTATATACGAGTATATAGCCACGTGGACATCTCTTACGTTCGAAACCCGATCGTTCTGCTCGGCCTGGTGGCCCTTCTCGCGACAGGCGTCTCGCTGCTGGTCGCCGACGCGCCGGTCACGGCGACTCTCGTACAGGCCGTACTGCCGGTCGTCGTGGGACTGCTCTTGATCGGCTACGGGCTGTCGCTCGAGGCGGCGATGTCGCCGTTCTTCCGGCGGCGGATCGCGAAGCTGATCGGCGTCGCCACGGGCGTGTTCTTCGTCCTCGGGACGTGGTTCGGCGTGCTCAGTCGCACGTTCGAGACGTCGTATCTGGTCGCGATCGTTACCTCGCTGGTTACCGGGGCGGCGCTCGGCGCGCTCCTCGGCGTGTATTCCGCCCGACTCGGCCGAGCGAACCGGGAGCTGGCCAATCGCAACGAACGTCTCGAGGAGTTCGCCGGGATCGTCAGTCACGACCTGCGTGATCCACTGCAGGTCCTTTCCAGTTCAATCGAACTCGCCGAAGAGACCGGTGACCCCGAACACTTTCAGCGGGGCCGAGCGGCGGCAAAGCGGATGGATCAGTTGATCGAGGACCTGCTGTTGCTGGCGCGGACGGACGGTGACGCACTCGACATCGAGACAGTGGTCCTCGACGACGTCACCGAGAGCGCCTGGGAACAGGTCGATACCGACACGGCCACGCTCGAACTCGACGACGACCTGCGGCTCCAGGCCGACCGCGACCGTCTCCGGCAACTCCTCGCAAATCTCGTCCGGAACGCCGCGGAACACGGCTCAACGAGCGCTCAGTCGCAAGTTCCCGGCGACGTGGTCGAGCACGGCACGAGGGACGGTCGACGATCGGCTGTCGGTGTGCTCGAAGACGGCGAGAACGTGACCGTCACGGTCGGCCGACTGGAGACGGACGGGTTCTACGTCGCGGACGACGGCCGGGGAATCGACGCCGACGATCCCAACAGGGTCTTCGAGTCGGGCTACTCCACGAGTGCGGACGGGACGGGCTTCGGACTGACTGTCGTCTCGCGGATCGCCGAATCGCACGGCTGGACGGTGACTGCGACCGAAAGCGAGAGCGGCGGTGCCCGGTTCGAGATCCGCGATGTCCGGGCCTTTGACTAGAACACCGAGTCGGCGGTCGCCGCGCCGACGACGCTGAAGATCGCCCCGACGGCGACGGCCCGCGCAGTGACGATCGCCTGTCTGGGACCGGTCAGGTCCCCGAGGAACTGGTCGGGTGCAGTCACGACCAGCGACAGGAGCACGACCGAGCCGAAGGAAATGGACATCAGCGAGACGAACCGCAGCGGGACCCCCGCGACCTCGGGCTCGCGCTCGGGATCGCGGTCGTCGTCGGCCTCGTACAGCGCGCCGTACCCGATCGCGAGCACGATCCCGACGATCAACAGCGCGTGCCAGTTGGTCATGTTCTCGGCCAGATCCCACACCTCCTCGGTGACGACGAACGGGCCCGCGAGCAGGAACCCGCCGACGAACTGCTGGGCGACGTCGTCGAACCTGAACCGCGGGATCGATCTGGCCATACCCTCTGGTCGACGTGGAGCCACAAACCGATTCGGGTTCGGGCTGGCGGTCGTTCCATCGGAAACGGAGGGGTTTCGGGTTCCACTGGACCCACCCGAAACGCACCTCGTCGGTCGTACGTACGCCTATAGAGAGAGATTGAGATGGTTTTCCACGCGAAACGAAGGGGTCGAGCGCGGTCGCGTGGACGCGCCGGCGGCGAGACGACTGTGACGCTGGTCGCGCAGCACGTCGGTGTCCGCCAGTCGAACCCGTTTTCACGACTGCACTACTGGACTGAGACATGAGCGTTCGCGAGGAGTTCGACGAATGGGCGGCCGAGGGCCGCGACCGAGGCATGGAGGAGCGACACTGGCACACGGCCAAGCACGCGCTGGCCCGGATGCCGATCGAGGACGGGGAGACGGTCCTCGACCTGGGCTGTGGCAGCGGCTACGCTGCCCGGGCCATGCGGGAGGCCGGCGGGGCCGGTCGCGCCTACGGACTCGACGGCTCGCCGGAGATGGCCCGCAACGCCAGCGCGTACACCGACGACGAAGCCACGGGCTTTCTGGTCGGGGACTTCCAGCACCTGCCCTTCGAGTCCGGAAGCGTCGATCACGCCTTCTCGATGGAGGCCTTCTACTACGCGAGCGACCCGATGGCGGCACTCGAGGAGATCCGACGCGTCCTGCGACCCGGCGGGACCTTCTACTGTGCGGTCGATTTCCATGCCGACAACCCCCATACTGCGGAGTGGACCGAGTACGTCGACGTTGAGATGACGCGCTGGTCCCGGAAGGAGTACCGCCAGCGCTTCCGCGAGGCCGGCTTTCACGTCGCCGAACAGGACTCGATTCCGGATCGGGAGGTCGAGATCCCGCCGGCCGGCGAGTTCCCCACCGAGGACTGGGCGAGTCGCGAGGCGATGGTCGAACACTACCGCGAGCACGGGACGCTGCTGACCGTCGGCGTCGCTCCCTGACGTGGGACCGCCGAACCTGCCGGCAGTGCCGGAATAAGACCGTGGACCAGGGCGATAATTTACAATTATACCCTAGTAATTTGTCAAATTATCTCAATAGCAAATTTAGCGATTAGCCGATCCTCACGGCGGATAAGGATTCACATGGCCAAATAGTAATTAATATCCATTATATATTTTTTATCTGATTTGTTTTTGCCTAGGTGGAGATATCTAGAGATTATTAAAATACATTTATTTTAGTATACGTAGACAGTTGTATTGCCATGTCGGGACAAAGTGATTCCCAAGACAGTGGCGTAGTAAACAAAGCACGGCGGCGGTTCCTCATGCTGGCCGGAGGGGGAGCGGCCGTCGGTACCGCCAGTGCGTTCGCCAACACAAACGTCCTGGGCGCACTCAACGACGGCGCGGGTACAGCGCAACTCGAAATCGACGACCTGGAAGGACAGTTGCCGATCGAGGACCGGTATCTCCGGATCGGTGTCCTGGCGACAGCGAAAGCGGCACAACTCCACCAGAATTACTTCGGAAAGATCGGCGAGGCAGAAGAGAAAGATCCGCAGAACCTGCTCACACAGGTCGATATCGAGGCGGAGGAACTCATCCGTGAAACGATCGAAGAGGAACTCGGCGACGACTTCCAAGAGGAAGGACACGTCTTCTACGGCGAAGAGCAGGGGGGGACCCTCGAAGGTGATTTCGTCTGGATCATCGATCCGCTCGACGGAACGACGAATTTCAGCAAGGGTATTCCCCACTTCGGCGTCAACCTCGCCATCACGAGAGACGGCGAATTGTACGCCGGTGTGATGTACTACTCGCTCCGCGACGAAGTGTACGTCGCGGTCAAAGGCAAGGGCGCCTACAAGTTCCGGAGTGACGGCTACGATCTCGTCGCCGAGGACTCCGAACCGGAAGAGCTCTCGGTCACTGACGTCGAGGCGATCGAAGACTCGTTCCACGGCGTCGGGTTCTATCTCAAGGAGACCGCCAACGACTACGACTACATGGGCGTCTGGCGGTACCTGTTCGCGAACACGCAGGGCACCCGGCTGCTCGGGGCTGCCGCACCGGATCTGGCGTTCGTCGGCGAGGGCGTGTTCGACACCGTCTCGGTGAAGGACCTCAAGCCCGTGGACGTCGCCCCCGAGGTGCTCATCGTCCGTGAGGCGGGCGGCAAAGTGACCGACTTCGAGGGGAACGAAGACCTCGAGAGCCTGTTAGAAGGAAGCGTCATCGCGACGAACGGCTACCTCCACGACGACTTCTTCGAACTGCTCGAGGCATCGAACAAGAGCTGGCTTACTCGACCGATCGAGAATGTCACGCTGAATTCCGGAAGCGGGAATTCGAGTACGAGTGGCCAATAGATATCAGGATACAGAACAATGTCTAAAATTCCCAGTATCGACCGTCGAACCCTCCTCGAGGGAACGACGGGCGCGGTACTCGGATCGCTCGCAACGGGAACAGCAACGGCGAATGGCGGCGCGTCGAAAGGCGATTCCGGGACCGACCTCATCGCTCATCGGGGATTCGCAGGCGTACATCCGGAAAACACCGTCGGCGCGGTGGCACAGGCCGCCAGAGGGGGTAACAGCAACAACGCGGCCAGACGCGGTGCCGACATGATCGA
It contains:
- the thrC gene encoding threonine synthase, which codes for MANLQLDEPEPDVADDGVWLTCIECGETFAPFEEIRYTCDECGGLLEVRYADLPTFEDFDSDAIADGVWRYSAALPFDEGVSLPEGGTPLHEVPRLEDDLGVDRLRVKHEGMNPTGSFKDRGMTVGVRVAREVGVDRLACASTGNTSAALSAYGARAGLETLVLLPAGKVAAGKVAQASLHGARILEVDGNFDRCLDIVQNLADRGEAYLLNSLNPFRLEGQKTIGLEILEEFRADEGTYPDRIVLPVGNAGNTAALYKAFRELVESGALDESDVPKLTGVQAAGSAPMVEAIEEGWDDIQRWEDVETIATAIRIGNPVNAPKALPGIRETGGTAVAVSDEQITAAQRDLAGEGVGVEPASAASVAGLRKLRERGVVDADEQVVCLTTGHLLKDPDAAAEAGSDPEPVPDDTDAVLDLLAE
- a CDS encoding phosphoribosyltransferase family protein, which produces MNRIEKATLQLRAVEILRTRKESLTYDELAAETGLPAGDLNRYVNGHVLPGLERAREVVAGFGRETVAAELDARLRTDEEGYVDNTDVVFDQSLLDIAAVVLAEDVGFDRPDVVLTAATDGITFASAVARYYGARTAYAKKSRETAVEEFVEARQRVTPGIELTYSLPASAIDAGDRVLVVDDIVRSGETQCLLLDIADQVDAEVVGAAVLVVADESGLDSVRDATEASVVALTST
- a CDS encoding NCS2 family permease, whose translation is MVRETLAEYFGFEEHGTDLRTEIIAGITTFLAMSYIVVVNPAIMTFFPGEDGKPGIAIEGYTPGEVQQMLTVVTILAAAVAIFVMAFYANRPFGQAPGLGLNAFFAFTVIGQLGIPWETALAAVVVEGVIFIILTAIGAREYIIKLFPQPVKFGVGTGIGLFLGIIGLQAMGIVANDPETLVTLGNIASSPLAILSVVGLFFTLALYVRGVPGSIVVGIVTTTLAGIVLTFTGVVSPGVVAGEFVGNGTFNPSELTGAQYDITPLVGAFITGLQNVEGLTFALVVFTFFFVDFFDTAGTLVGVGQAGDMLDEDGNMPDIDKPLMADAVGTTAGGILGTSTVTTYIESATGVEEGGRTGMTALVIGILFLLALVVVPLATIIPLYASHIALVVVALLMLRNVVDIQWDKLTHAVPAGLTIIIMPLTYSIAYGIAAGIISYPIVKAANGEWRDVHIGQWLMAAAFVVYFYVRTSGILEATV
- a CDS encoding glutaredoxin family protein; translation: MTNIEVYVLSGCPFCAKVTKKLDDLGLEYVTHEVPASHSERTEVEEISGQTGVPVLVDPDNGIEGMPESSDIVEYLEETYGQAA
- a CDS encoding sensor histidine kinase — protein: MDISYVRNPIVLLGLVALLATGVSLLVADAPVTATLVQAVLPVVVGLLLIGYGLSLEAAMSPFFRRRIAKLIGVATGVFFVLGTWFGVLSRTFETSYLVAIVTSLVTGAALGALLGVYSARLGRANRELANRNERLEEFAGIVSHDLRDPLQVLSSSIELAEETGDPEHFQRGRAAAKRMDQLIEDLLLLARTDGDALDIETVVLDDVTESAWEQVDTDTATLELDDDLRLQADRDRLRQLLANLVRNAAEHGSTSAQSQVPGDVVEHGTRDGRRSAVGVLEDGENVTVTVGRLETDGFYVADDGRGIDADDPNRVFESGYSTSADGTGFGLTVVSRIAESHGWTVTATESESGGARFEIRDVRAFD
- a CDS encoding DUF2391 family protein, producing MARSIPRFRFDDVAQQFVGGFLLAGPFVVTEEVWDLAENMTNWHALLIVGIVLAIGYGALYEADDDRDPEREPEVAGVPLRFVSLMSISFGSVVLLSLVVTAPDQFLGDLTGPRQAIVTARAVAVGAIFSVVGAATADSVF
- a CDS encoding class I SAM-dependent methyltransferase → MSVREEFDEWAAEGRDRGMEERHWHTAKHALARMPIEDGETVLDLGCGSGYAARAMREAGGAGRAYGLDGSPEMARNASAYTDDEATGFLVGDFQHLPFESGSVDHAFSMEAFYYASDPMAALEEIRRVLRPGGTFYCAVDFHADNPHTAEWTEYVDVEMTRWSRKEYRQRFREAGFHVAEQDSIPDREVEIPPAGEFPTEDWASREAMVEHYREHGTLLTVGVAP
- a CDS encoding inositol monophosphatase family protein; the protein is MLAGGGAAVGTASAFANTNVLGALNDGAGTAQLEIDDLEGQLPIEDRYLRIGVLATAKAAQLHQNYFGKIGEAEEKDPQNLLTQVDIEAEELIRETIEEELGDDFQEEGHVFYGEEQGGTLEGDFVWIIDPLDGTTNFSKGIPHFGVNLAITRDGELYAGVMYYSLRDEVYVAVKGKGAYKFRSDGYDLVAEDSEPEELSVTDVEAIEDSFHGVGFYLKETANDYDYMGVWRYLFANTQGTRLLGAAAPDLAFVGEGVFDTVSVKDLKPVDVAPEVLIVREAGGKVTDFEGNEDLESLLEGSVIATNGYLHDDFFELLEASNKSWLTRPIENVTLNSGSGNSSTSGQ